In Lachnospiraceae bacterium, the DNA window ATAAAATCTCCACAATCGTCCCGTACCTTGGACTGGAATACAGCCTGCAGACTCCTCCCGGATACAGGCCGATTCGAGCCGCTATGTTGGACAGACCAATCCCCGTCGTATGGCCTCTCCGCTTTTCGTCATTTCCAAGCCATATTTCTCTGAGACGTTCCCGCTCAATCCCACAACCATTATCGCAAATCCTAATGCGCAGAAAACCGCCGCGACAGGAAACATCCACCAGAATCGTACCGCCGAATTCTAAGTTTTCAATCCCATGAATGATTGCGTTTTCTACTAAAGGCTGCAGAGTCATGCTGGGAATCAGGTAATCACTGTCCGTTTCTTCGACCCGCACAGCATATTGTATCCGCTCCCCAAAACGATGCTGCTGAATATAGATATATTTGGCCACAATCTCCAGTTCTTCTTCCACTGTGGAAAGACGATTAAAATGATCCAGATTGTACCGGAACAAGTCTGCCAGATTACGAATCAATGCCGTTGTCACATCCGGTGTCTCGTACTGAGCCGAACGTGAGATGGAGTTTAAAGTATTAAACAGGAAATGAGGATTAATCTGGGACTGAAGGGCTAAAAGTTGCGACTCCTTCAAAAGTTCATCCATGCGGATATTTTTCAGTTCCTGCTGATGGAGCCTGGCTTCCACCTGGGATTTTTGATTCAGTTCTTCAATCAGGCGGCGGATGTCATCCTTCATTCTATTAAACGCCACAGCCAGTTCCCCCACCTCATCCCGGCTTGCCACCTGAATGTCTTCCAGTTCAAAGTTACCCTTTGAAATTTTCCGGGTATATTCTGCCAATTTGCATATCGGACTTGTCACCGTCTCTGACAGATTAAGCGCTGCCAAAAGACTGATGAGAACACTTCCGACCAAAAATACCCTGGTCATAGCCTCTATATTGGCGGCCTTCCTCTCCAGCCGTGCATATTCTTCCCCATCTTTTTCCAGAAGGATATTCTGATATTCATTCAGGTATCCATTTAAATATTCCTGGATTTTCGATGCCTGATAATATTCTATATAAATAAAATCCTCACTGCCACGTTTTTTGCGGACTGTAATATCACTTTTCTGAAAAAAGACCTCCGCTGAATTAGTGATAGCATGAATCATATACCATTCCGCCGGATTGTTCCGCTCATTAGTCAATTGGCTAATAAAAGCCAATACTTCTCCTTTTTCTGCCTCATATGCGTCTGCAGCATCTTCCTCCCCAATGGAATAATACTCATCCAGCCTCAACTTTGCATTTTTTAAAGATACGGAAATCTTGTTAACACGGTAATGCTCTGTCTGACTGACATTATAAAATTCAATCAGATTTTTTACCTCATGACGATAGAACAGATTAGCGACAAAATTGGCGATTATGACCAACAGAAAAATCACAAATAGTTTTACTTTCAATGACAATCCCTGATAGTACTGTTTCATTACATCTCTCCCCCCATCAGTCTCATTCTGCCCTAAAATAATACTTTTATTTTATCTTCTCCACTGCTAAATAGCAACTAATATATGGGAATCCTATATAAAAAATAGGTTTTGATAAAACCAGCACATCGACAAGTCAAACGCCTTCAATAGTATAAATGATGCGAAATGGAATGGACTGCCAATCTCCTTACACACGGTCTGCTCCAGGCCAGTTATACCCCCAGACAAAGACCAGCGCGAGCTGCGGGAACTTGTCCGCTACCGCAAAAGCCTTGTTGGGGAGCGCAAACGTGAACTGAACAGGCTCCAAAAGATGCCGGAGGGAATAAATATATTTCACAGTAAGCAAAAACAGGAGCGTCTCCCCAAAGGAAGACGCTCCTGCCTGTTTATCAGATAACAAATATAATTATGAAGGCTGTTTGCCGATGTAAGCCTGGATACCGCCGTCTACGTACAGAATCTGTCCGTTTACGAAATCGGAAGCCTCAGATGCCAGGAATACTGCTGGTCCGCCTAAATCGGAAGCCTCGCCCCAACGGCCTGCCGGAGTCTTGGAAACGATAAACTGGTCAAATGGATGTCTGGAGCCATCTGGCTGTCTCTCACGCAGCGGTGCAGTCTGTGGAGTAGCGATGTAGCCAGGTCCAATGCCGTTGCACTGAATGTTGTACTCGCCGTACTCAGATGCGATGTTTCTGGTCAGCATCTTCAAGCCGCCCTTTGCAGCTGCATATGCAGATACGGTCTCACGGCCGAACTCAGACATCATGGAGCAGATGTTGATAATCTTTCCATGACCTTTCTTGATCATGCTTGGAATAACTGCCTTGGATACGATGAATGGAGCATTTAAGTCAACATCAATAACCTGTCTGAAGTCTTTTGCTGACATCTCGATCATTGGGATACGTTTGATGATACCTGCATTGTTTACCAGGACATCGATTACGCCCACTTCCTGCTCGATCTGAGCAACCATTGCATTAACTGCGTCCTCGTTGGTCACATCTCATACATAGCCATGAGCAGTGATGCCCTCTTCTTTGTAAGCAGCAATACCCTTGTCCACCAATTCCTGCTTGATATCATTGAAAACGATGGTTGCGCCAGCGCCGGCCATAGCCTTTGCAATAGCAAAACCGATTCCGTAAGATGCGCCGGTTACCAGAGCAATCTTACCTTCCAGGGAAAAATTAGTCTTGTTGTCCATGATTCCTTCTCCTTTTCTTTTATGAACTTTGTACCTCTTAAAGGGGCTGTGAAAAAACATAGCCTATAAAAAAGAAGGACCAAGGGTTCATAAAAAACCCCAAGGTCCTCTTTTTGTGTTAGAATTAACTTGCGATGAAAAATCTAACTAATACTTATTCTAATCCAAAACAGGCAGTTTTGCCACTATTTATTCAAGATTATCTGGACATTTGTGATCCGGTGCTGACATTTGATCGATTTATGGGAGAAATCGATTTGGAGAAATACCTGAAGGAAATCACGAAACATGAGGTGGGAAGACTTCGGTATAACCCGGTCAGTATGCTAAAAACAATCCTGTTCGGATTTATGACAAATGGATATGTCTCTCTTCGTGAGCTGGAAGACAGCTGCAAAGTGAATCTAAGGTTCATATATCTGATGGATCATAAAGCCCCGTCCTATCGGACTTTTGGATATTTTATCAATGAGATACTCAGCGATTCTATTGAGAAACTATTCTGTGATATCAATCAAAAAATTTTTGAGAAAGAACATACGGACCTGCAACATTTATATATTGACGGTTCTAAGTTTGAAGCCAACACAAACAAGTATTCCTGGGTATGGAAGAAAGCGACTGAAAAATCCAGATACCGCCTGTTTGAGAAGATCACTTCCCTGTTTCAGGAAATTAATCTTGAGCTTCAATACACGGGGATAAAGTTCAGTATTAATACGGAATACTCGCCAGAATACTTAAAGGAAGCCGCATCGAAATACGTAGAAATCTGGCAGTTGGATGAAACAACGTTTGTCGCTGGTAAAGGACATCGAAAGTCCGTCCAGCAGCGCCATTATGAAAAACTTAAGTTATAACACATCTCCTTTCTTTTTTCGATATTTTTCATGGTCTTAAGGAAATCGCAAGTTCCTGTACGGTAATTATCTCAAAAAAGGACAAACCGGATCCTGTCATCTCAGTGACAGTGTCTGGCTTGTCCCTCTTTTTTAAACTTTTTTCTTAACTTCTCTTTTCCCTGTGAAAAAGCTTCTTAGCACCACGTCCAAAGCGTTTCCGCTTAAAAAATGGTACTTTCGCTGCAGCCGCTTCTTCCTGTCCGCTTTTCTGAAAAGAGCGGATCGTTTCATCCAGCATGCGGAACCGTTCCTCTTCTTTCTGATTGGAATCCTTTAAAAGCAGCTCCAGTTCGCCTGCCAGCCGCTCTTTTACAAGACAGCTGATATCCTGGCTCAGCTTCTCGTTATTCACTTCCAGGGCACGTCCGATGATCAGGTTCATCATCTGCTGAAACTGGGCCATTTTTTCCTCTGCGCTGGCAGAAAGAGGCATGCCTTCTCCTGCTGCAACCATGGCTGTGCTTTCCTCTTCCTTAAGTTCTTTTAAAGCTGCATCCATATCCTGCTCCAAAAGTTCGTCAGTCAGCTCTCCTTCCAGCTTTCCGTCCTTTTTCATCTGCTCCAATGCATGCTTGATCGCCTTCAACTGATATCCTTTTTCCTTCAGGTTTTTCACCTGTTTAAACAGCCGGATATGAAAATCCGTATAATACCTGTGCCCCATTTCATTTCGGGGGATCCCAAGCTCCAGTTCTTCCTCCCAGTACCTCAATACATGGGCTTCCACATCCACCTTCCTGGACGCATCTGATATAAGATAATGTACCTCATCCATAGCCATTCTCTCCTTCATATCACGTATCACTCTGATTAACTGCGGCTCTTTTTGCCGCCGTTTATTATCAATGTATGCGTTGAGAATCACTATTATGACTAAAAAATAAATGGCACCTGCACCAACTGATGCAAGCGCCAAAATTCTATTATCCTTCCTGATTTCCTCCCTGAGGGCGCACCGCATTTACAAACTTGGTGTATTCAGGCTTCCAGATCAGGTTTACAGTACCAATAGGGCCGTTTCGTTGTTTTGCGATGATGACTTCGGCCTCGTTGGGATGTTCAGTATCTTTGTTATAGTAATCATCACGGTATAAGAACATAACAACGTCCGCATCCTGCTCAATGGCTCCGGACTCTCGAAGGTCAGAAAGCATAGGGCGATGGTCGGTACGGGTCTCGCAGGCACGGGACAGCTGGGATAAGGCAATGACCGGGGCGTGAAGTTCTCTGGCTAACGCTTTTAAGGAACGGGAAATATCGGAAATTTCCTGCTGGCGGTTGTCATTTCCCCCTTTACGGCTTCCGCTCATCAGCTGTAAGTAGTCGATGATAACAATACTTAAGCCATATTCCAGCTTCATTTTCCTGCACTTGGAGCGCAGCTCAGAAATAGAGATACCTGGCGTGTCATCAATGATCAGCTTGGAATTACCGATAATACCAATACCTTCCACAACTGCATCCCAGTCAGAATCTGTCAGAGTACCTGTTCGCAGCTTCTGCGAGTCTACATTTGACTCCATGGAAAGCATACGGTTTACCAGCTGCTCCTTTGACATTTCCAGGCTGAATACCATACATGGCAGGTTCTTACGCACAGAAACATAGTCAACTACATTTAAGACAAAGGCCGTTTTACCCATAGACGGACGTGCTGCGATCAAAATAAAATCTGAAGGCTGGAAACCGGACAATTTGTAATCCAGATCAATGAATCCGGACGGAATACCTGTAACGGTTCCCTGGTTTTTATATGCATCCTCGATTTTTTCCAGTACATTGATAGCAACCTGCTTAATAGGCACAAATTCCTGTCCGCCCTTATTCTGCAGCAGGTCAAAAATAGACTTTTCCGTATCTGCCAGAATATTTTCCAATGGTTCTTTTCCCGCATAGCAGGTATTCGCGATCTCTTCTGTTGTCTTTATAAGCCGGCGCAGGACTGCTTTCTCACTGACAATAGCAGCATAGGACTTTACATTGGCCGATGTAGGCACAATAGTAATGATATCCCGGACAAAATCCAGGCTGCTGACCTCCGGCGGAACCTCTTTTTCCTTTAAGCGGTCCTGAAGTGTTACCAGATCTACCGGCTTTCCTTCATTAAACAGTTCCACCATGGCATCAAACATGATCCCGTACTGCTGCTGATAAAAATCGCTGCCCGTGATGATCTCCGATGCAGCGATTACCGCTTCCCTGTCCATTAACATAGAACCTATAACAGACTGTTCCGCCTCTATACTGTGAGGAAGCACCCGCTTAATAAGGGTCTCTTCCATAAAAATTATCTCCTTACATTTCCGGGCTATATCCCCCGGGCTGTCTTATCGTTAATGTTCTCCCGGAACCTTTCTATGCTTCCACTACCTTAACTGCCAGTTTTGCAGTTACCTCTTTGTGAAGCTTTACAGACACCTCAAAGCTGCCAATAGCCTTGATCGGTGTATTTAATACGATCTTCTTCTTGTCGATCTCCAGTCCCAGCTGATCCTTAGCTGCTTTTTCGATCTCCTTAGAAGAAACAGCACCAAATGCCCTGCCGCCTTCACCAGCCTTGATAGAAACAGTTACAGAAGCATTGTTTAACTTCTCTGCCAGTTCTTTGGCTGCCGCCAGCTGCTCAGCTGCGATCTTTGCATCATTTGCTTTCTGAAGCTTTAAATCGTTTAAGTTCTTGGAGGTCGCTTCTACGCCTAACTTCTTTGGAAGGATAAAGTTGCGTGCGTAACCATCATTTACCTTTACAACCTGTCCTTTTTTACCTAATGCCTTTACATCTTCTAATAATACGATTTCCATTTTACAAAACTTCCTTTCTATGTCTGTATCTATCTAAATCTAATCTGTATCAGATCTATACCTGGTATATCTGTTTCATCCCTACGATACATCTCCCTCATCCATCATCTGACGGATGACAGCTTTTAAGCGTTCCTTGGCCTCTTCAACTGTAATGCCCTGCATCTGGGCACCTGCAATGGTCCTGTGACCGCCACCGCCCAGTTTTTCCATCATAACCTGAACATTAACTTCATCAATGGATCTGGCGCTGAAATAAATAGTATTGTTATAGTCTGTAAGTACCACAGAAGCCTTGATCCCCTTGATCTCAAGAAGCTCATTCGCTGCCTGGGCACCAATAATGGTCGGGCTGTCCAGACCTTCTGCCGGGCATACACTGATGGCAAATGCGTCCATATAAACCTCTGCCGCCCTTACTGCCTCTGCCTTCGCCTGATAATCTACCATATTTTCACGGAACAGCTTGCGCACTCTTGTAACATCAGCACCGCTTCTTCTAAGGAATGCTGCAGCCTCAAAGGTACGTACACCGGTCTGGTTGGTAAAATTCTGGGTATCAATAACAATACCTGCATACATGGCATCTGCCTCGCAGGGCCTTACCTTGATCCCATCTGCAATATACTGAAGCACTTCTGCAACCATTTCGCAGGCAGAAGAAGCATATGGCTCCACATAAGAAAGAACTGCATTGTCGATCACTTCACTGCTGGTACGATGATGATCCAGAACCACGATCGTGCGGATCAGACGCAGAAGGTTAGGCTCATCAGTAATACTTGGACGGTTTACATCCACAACTACCAGCATGGTTCCTGCATCCACCAGTTCTGCTGCCTTTGCGCCTTTTAGGAACATATCATCAGGATACTCCGGATTGTTCTGGAAGCGCTCCATCATAGGACGCACAGAAGAGGTTACATCATTGAGTACGATATTGGCCTTTTTATTCATGGACATGGCAATGCGGTAAATACCAACTGCTGCACCGAAAGCATCAATATCTGCCATCCGGTGTCCCATGATCAGCAGACGGTCCTTATTATCCATCAGTTCCTTTAAGGCATGTGCCTTTACACGAGCCTTTACGCGAGTGGTTTTTTCCATCTGCTGGGCTTTTCCGCCGTAATAGAGGATCTTATCAGAATCCTTGACAACCGCCTGGTCTCCGCCACGGCCTAAGGCCATGTCAATAGATGTTCTTGCATATTCATAATTCTGCGCATAGCTCTCACCGTTCATACCAATACCGATACTTAAGGTGACTGCCATATCATTTCCAATATTTACAGTTTTTACATCTTCCAAAATAGAGAAACGCTCTTCCTGCATCCTGGCAATGTACTGCTGCTTGATGACAAAGAAATATTTATCCTTCTCAATGCTCTTTACAATACCATTCATGGAAGAAATGTACTTGCTGATCTTTCGGTCAATAAGTGCAGTCAGAAGGGAGCGGCGTACCTCTTCTACGCTTTCTAATGCCTCATCATAATTATCCAGATAAATAAGACCTGCTACCAGTTTCTGGTCATTGATCTGCTGTTTATAAAGAAGCATCTGGGTCTCATCAATGAGATAAATAGCAGTCACCAGGGAATTGCCTTCATCCAGCCCGCACTGAGACGCTGCTGCCTGAGTCTCTTCTGTATGGATCTCTTTCATGTCCACACGGTACTTCTTATCTTTAAATGCACTGTGTATACTTACCGTTTCGCCGCCGGTAACCAGCATTTCCTTTGTAATATCCGGAAACATCTGGGTAATATTCCTGATGGCAGCCTTGTCATCCCCAAGAATAGCTCCCATTTCCTGGTTCATCCACAAAATACGGCCTGTTATATCCGCCACACAGTAAGGCACCAGCATTTCTTCTAAAAACTTGCTCTTGCTCTGATCATAAGCCTGGGAAAACGCGATAAGTCCCCCCAATATGCCTTTTCTCCTGGAAAAATACAGCCATAACGCTATTCCAATATAGATAAGAGTAAAAAATGAAACTATAATGCCTGCTCTTAATGAAACTGCCCCCACAGCAGCTGTCAGCAGGACCATCAGGACCGATAAAAATAAAGGCCACTGAAGATAAATGCGGAAGCTCCCCCGCACCTTCCTTTTCTCATCCATAGTCTTCCTCCAATCGTATCCAAAAATGAATGGAATACGCCTATCTTATGAATTATACCATATGCGAGGTCATTCGTCCATGATAAACATTATCAGTCAGGGATTTCGCTTTTAGCACTGTATATTTATAAATAGTGCCCCTCTCACGCTTATTTTCTCTTTTGCTTCCTGAATAGCTGAATGCGCACAACGTCCCCCCTTAGTTAAATTTAGCTCATTTCAAAGCGCCTGTTTTTATTTTCCCACTGACAGACTATCCGCCCTTTTCATACAAGATACTTTTTACTTTTTCCAATAATAGCTCATCACAAAACTTCCGGTTCACACTTTTTCGGCTGATTCCACTTTCTTTAAATCTTTGAATACGGCGATACAGGTATAATTCTCTCATGTTGAAGCCGATGATCATCAGATCAAATATTACTTCTGTTGCTGCATGGCAATAGCAATGTTTTGCGTGATAATACGTTTTCAACTGGTGGAATCCATTCTCTTCTATATCCCATCTTCGGTTCATCATCTCCCATAAAACCCGAGGTTCCCCTTGATCCAGAGTCGTTACCAGCCACATCCGGCGTTCGTTTTCTTTCCAGCTTTCATGATATCGGATCACGCGAAGCTTATGGGGACTATTATCTATCTCAAATCCTGAAAGATCCCAGAC includes these proteins:
- a CDS encoding helix-turn-helix domain-containing protein, yielding MDEVHYLISDASRKVDVEAHVLRYWEEELELGIPRNEMGHRYYTDFHIRLFKQVKNLKEKGYQLKAIKHALEQMKKDGKLEGELTDELLEQDMDAALKELKEEESTAMVAAGEGMPLSASAEEKMAQFQQMMNLIIGRALEVNNEKLSQDISCLVKERLAGELELLLKDSNQKEEERFRMLDETIRSFQKSGQEEAAAAKVPFFKRKRFGRGAKKLFHREKRS
- the rplI gene encoding 50S ribosomal protein L9, which codes for MEIVLLEDVKALGKKGQVVKVNDGYARNFILPKKLGVEATSKNLNDLKLQKANDAKIAAEQLAAAKELAEKLNNASVTVSIKAGEGGRAFGAVSSKEIEKAAKDQLGLEIDKKKIVLNTPIKAIGSFEVSVKLHKEVTAKLAVKVVEA
- a CDS encoding transposase, translating into MKNLTNTYSNPKQAVLPLFIQDYLDICDPVLTFDRFMGEIDLEKYLKEITKHEVGRLRYNPVSMLKTILFGFMTNGYVSLRELEDSCKVNLRFIYLMDHKAPSYRTFGYFINEILSDSIEKLFCDINQKIFEKEHTDLQHLYIDGSKFEANTNKYSWVWKKATEKSRYRLFEKITSLFQEINLELQYTGIKFSINTEYSPEYLKEAASKYVEIWQLDETTFVAGKGHRKSVQQRHYEKLKL
- a CDS encoding DHH family phosphoesterase; the encoded protein is MDEKRKVRGSFRIYLQWPLFLSVLMVLLTAAVGAVSLRAGIIVSFFTLIYIGIALWLYFSRRKGILGGLIAFSQAYDQSKSKFLEEMLVPYCVADITGRILWMNQEMGAILGDDKAAIRNITQMFPDITKEMLVTGGETVSIHSAFKDKKYRVDMKEIHTEETQAAASQCGLDEGNSLVTAIYLIDETQMLLYKQQINDQKLVAGLIYLDNYDEALESVEEVRRSLLTALIDRKISKYISSMNGIVKSIEKDKYFFVIKQQYIARMQEERFSILEDVKTVNIGNDMAVTLSIGIGMNGESYAQNYEYARTSIDMALGRGGDQAVVKDSDKILYYGGKAQQMEKTTRVKARVKAHALKELMDNKDRLLIMGHRMADIDAFGAAVGIYRIAMSMNKKANIVLNDVTSSVRPMMERFQNNPEYPDDMFLKGAKAAELVDAGTMLVVVDVNRPSITDEPNLLRLIRTIVVLDHHRTSSEVIDNAVLSYVEPYASSACEMVAEVLQYIADGIKVRPCEADAMYAGIVIDTQNFTNQTGVRTFEAAAFLRRSGADVTRVRKLFRENMVDYQAKAEAVRAAEVYMDAFAISVCPAEGLDSPTIIGAQAANELLEIKGIKASVVLTDYNNTIYFSARSIDEVNVQVMMEKLGGGGHRTIAGAQMQGITVEEAKERLKAVIRQMMDEGDVS
- the dnaB gene encoding replicative DNA helicase — encoded protein: MEETLIKRVLPHSIEAEQSVIGSMLMDREAVIAASEIITGSDFYQQQYGIMFDAMVELFNEGKPVDLVTLQDRLKEKEVPPEVSSLDFVRDIITIVPTSANVKSYAAIVSEKAVLRRLIKTTEEIANTCYAGKEPLENILADTEKSIFDLLQNKGGQEFVPIKQVAINVLEKIEDAYKNQGTVTGIPSGFIDLDYKLSGFQPSDFILIAARPSMGKTAFVLNVVDYVSVRKNLPCMVFSLEMSKEQLVNRMLSMESNVDSQKLRTGTLTDSDWDAVVEGIGIIGNSKLIIDDTPGISISELRSKCRKMKLEYGLSIVIIDYLQLMSGSRKGGNDNRQQEISDISRSLKALARELHAPVIALSQLSRACETRTDHRPMLSDLRESGAIEQDADVVMFLYRDDYYNKDTEHPNEAEVIIAKQRNGPIGTVNLIWKPEYTKFVNAVRPQGGNQEG
- a CDS encoding histidine kinase, with translation MKQYYQGLSLKVKLFVIFLLVIIANFVANLFYRHEVKNLIEFYNVSQTEHYRVNKISVSLKNAKLRLDEYYSIGEEDAADAYEAEKGEVLAFISQLTNERNNPAEWYMIHAITNSAEVFFQKSDITVRKKRGSEDFIYIEYYQASKIQEYLNGYLNEYQNILLEKDGEEYARLERKAANIEAMTRVFLVGSVLISLLAALNLSETVTSPICKLAEYTRKISKGNFELEDIQVASRDEVGELAVAFNRMKDDIRRLIEELNQKSQVEARLHQQELKNIRMDELLKESQLLALQSQINPHFLFNTLNSISRSAQYETPDVTTALIRNLADLFRYNLDHFNRLSTVEEELEIVAKYIYIQQHRFGERIQYAVRVEETDSDYLIPSMTLQPLVENAIIHGIENLEFGGTILVDVSCRGGFLRIRICDNGCGIERERLREIWLGNDEKRRGHTTGIGLSNIAARIGLYPGGVCRLYSSPRYGTIVEILFPQMTEEKNEL